A genomic segment from Aspergillus puulaauensis MK2 DNA, chromosome 1, nearly complete sequence encodes:
- a CDS encoding cytochrome P450 (COG:Q;~EggNog:ENOG410PUDN;~InterPro:IPR001128,IPR036396;~PFAM:PF00067;~SMCOG1034:cytochrome P450;~TransMembrane:1 (o20-35i);~antiSMASH:Cluster_1.11;~go_function: GO:0005506 - iron ion binding [Evidence IEA];~go_function: GO:0016705 - oxidoreductase activity, acting on paired donors, with incorporation or reduction of molecular oxygen [Evidence IEA];~go_function: GO:0020037 - heme binding [Evidence IEA];~go_process: GO:0055114 - oxidation-reduction process [Evidence IEA]) codes for MPFNLEDAISKYRQFSPDPSYVFYGLVIFVFYYWWRSTSLKNPSRLPVIGRRWYELGNGKAKQRFLDDCLGLVRSCLEKHGDAFYLYTDSAYRLILSRKYVDMIRNEKRLNFIKAHAVKMDNGVPGFEPLASMTSDKRIVHAVAKHSLNRHLGTFIQPLNEESDYALRQVLTDNPDYHEVMLKDCVWRIIAQIMSRVFINDKDYYRNPDWVHASSEYVELAAVAGFELRRFPKWAKPLVAHFFPNCRKLRSILHHVNTLLKPLKEKLDQQSLDDDPKSPLDFLHQKVHDQSEELGSMLIALCLVSYDGGSELFTHVLHSVWGNDQLVKDLRSEIVNVVGKEGGFNKNALQNLVLMDSVLKEAQRLHPESVLMLQRIAVEEVVLPDGLIIPKGTPMMVSGAHMLDASIWPDGDKFDGYRFYNLRKKADPSVSLASYNFTSTSPDQFSFGHGSQACPGRFFASYMQKILLCHVIMKYDASVTIPEEGACFQRGLAHVAHPGLKARVRRRQEEIQL; via the exons ATGCCCTTCAATCTGGAAGACGCGATATCAAAATATCGACAGTTTTCACCCGACCCGTCCTATGTCTTTTATGGCCTGGTTATCTTTGTATTCTACTACTGGTGGAGATCTACATCACTGAAGAATCCATCCCGACTACCAGTCATTGGCAGAAGATGGTACGAGCTGGGCAATGGCAAAGCTAAGCAACGGTTCCTGGATGACTGCCTTGGCCTGGTCAGGTCCTGTCTGGAGAAG CACGGAGATGCTTTCTATCTCTATACGGACTCTGCGTATCGCTTGATCCTGTCTCGTAAATATGTCGATATGATCCGCAATGAGAAGCGCCTGAACTTCATCAAGGCGCACGCAGTT AAGATGGACAATGGCGTACCCGGCTTTGAGCCACTGGCATCAATGACAAGCGATAAAAGGATTGTACATGCTGTGGCGAAGCATTCGCTTAATCGCCATTTAG GGACCTTTATTCAGCCACTCAATGAAGAGTCTGACTATGCCCTTCGTCAAGTTTTGACTGATAACCCTG ATTACCACGAGGTCATGCTGAAAGACTGTGTCTGGAGAATAATCGCACAGATAATGTCCAGGGTATTCATCAACGACAAGGACTACTACCGGAATCCAGATTGGGTCCACGCGAGCTCTGAATATGTCGAGCTGGCAGCCGTGGCAGGATTTGAGCTTCGACGATTCCCAAAATGGGCAAAGCCGTTGGTCGCGCACTTCTTCCCTAATTGCCGGAAGCTCAGATCTATTCTCCATCATGTCAACACTCTTCTGAAACCGCTGAAAGAAAAGCTCGATCAGCAGAGCTTGGACGATGATCCCAAGAGCCCGTTAGACTTTTTACATCAAAAGGTCCACGACCAATCGGAAGAGCTTGGGTCCATGTTAATCGCCCTCTGCCTGGTGTCGTACGATGGAGGGAGCGAATTGTTCACTCATGTTCTTCACTCAGTTTGGGGGAACGATCAACTCGTAAAGGACCTCCGTTCGGAGATTGTCAATGTGGTTGGAAAAGAGGGAGGGTTCAACAAGAATGCCCTTCAAAATCTCGTGCTCATGGACAGTGTCCTGAAGGAAGCACAGCGTCTGCATCCCGAGTCCGTTC TCATGCTGCAGCGAATCGCTGTAGAGGAAGTCGTGTTACCAGATGGACTCATCATCCCGAAGGGAACCCCCATGATGGTCTCCGGCGCCCACATGCTCGACGCCTCCATCTGGCCTGACGGCGACAAGTTCGACGGTTACCGGTTTTACAATCTACGCAAGAAGGCAGATCCCTCCGTGAGTCTGGCATCATACAACTtcacatcaacatcccccGACCAGTTCAGCTTTGGCCATGGATCCCAGGCGTGTCCGGGGAGGTTCTTTGCGTCGTATATGCAGAAGATACTCCTCTGCCATGTGATCATGAAATACGACGCTTCGGTTACCATTCCGGAGGAGGGCGCTTGCTTTCAGCGCGGACTGGCTCATGTTGCCCATCCGGGCTTGAAGGCGCGTGTTAGGCGGAGGCAGGAGGAGATTCAACTATGA
- a CDS encoding uncharacterized protein (COG:Q;~EggNog:ENOG410PG78;~InterPro:IPR026992,IPR027443,IPR005123;~PFAM:PF03171,PF14226;~antiSMASH:Cluster_1.11;~go_function: GO:0016491 - oxidoreductase activity [Evidence IEA];~go_process: GO:0055114 - oxidation-reduction process [Evidence IEA]): MAIEEFTSIHILEYGDAISPTSKPKFLSALRHALVNIGFFYIRNPPIGIKVREALVQKTGSFFALPTAEKEQVALVNSRHFRGYASLGSERTGTKTDGRETLTVGFDDSARGFRQAVEAYLNEIQALSNTFAILIAETLDMEPTVFTKLLDKTRYSLLRIAAYPRPQGSSNPETGFQGVGPHKDGSFLTFLLQGTGHSSLEVQNKAGEWIAAPPVENTLVVNIGRSLETLTRGVCVATTHRVILRQGQYCQGHNGTRLSFPFFQSLGLDVAPEDMQIDIPEHILALRRDDDISEVETYFAEAFKGLVGEALLTNGVSSYPGVGTRWYPELEAEVRKQQHAAKQLDDSKAVSA; encoded by the exons ATGGCAATAGAAGAATTCACGTCAATCCATATACTCGAGTATGGCGACGCAATATCTCCGACCTCGAAACCCAAGTTTCTATCTGCCCTAAGGCATGCTCTCGTCAACATTGGGTTCTTCTACATCAGGAATCCGCCTATAGGAATCAAAGTCCGCGAGGCGCTTGTCCAGAAAACGGGGTCATTCTTTGCTCTGCCAACGGCCGAAAAAGAGCAGGTGGCTTTGGTCAACAGCAGGCACTTTCGAGGGTATGCTTCGCTGGGTAGTGAAAGAACAGGGACGAAGACTGATGGACGGGAGACGCTCACG GTTGGCTTTGACGACTCAGCGCGTG GTTTCCGACAGGCAGTCGAAGCGTACCTGAACGAGATACAAGCACTCTCGAACACATTTGCCATTCTAATCGCAGAGACACTGGACATGGAACCTACCGTGTTCACCAAACTACTAGACAAAACCCGCTACAGTCTCCTTCGAATAGCCGCGTACCCGCGCCCTCAAGGTTCCTCAAATCCAGAAACAGGATTCCAGGGCGTCGGTCCTCACAAGGACGGGAGTTTCCtaaccttcctcctccagggcaCCGGCCACTCGAGCCTCGAAGTCCAGAACAAGGCCGGGGAGTGGATCGCCGCGCCTCCTGTTGAAAACACCCTCGTCGTGAATATCGGGCGCTCACTCGAAACACTCACCCGCGGGGTCTGCGTTGCTACCACCCACCGAGTCATTCTGCGACAGGGCCAGTATTGCCAGGGGCATAATGGAACGCGCCTGAGTTTTCCGTTTTTCCAGAGTCTGGGGCTGGATGTGGCCCCGGAGGATATGCAAATCGATATTCCGGAGCATATCCTGGCTCTACGTCGAGACGATGATATCTCTGAGGTGGAGACGTACTTTGCTGAGGCTTTCAAGGGTCTGGTTGGCGAGGCGCTTCTAACGAACGGGGTCTCGAGCTACCCAGGGGTTGGGACGCGGTGGTATCCTGAACTGGAGGCTGAGGTGAGGAAACAGCAGCATGCGGCGAAGCAGTTAGATGACTCCAAAGCTGTGAGTGCGTGA
- a CDS encoding putative oxidoreductase, 2OG-Fe(II) oxygenase family (COG:S;~EggNog:ENOG410Q1Z6;~InterPro:IPR026992,IPR027443,IPR005123;~PFAM:PF03171,PF14226;~antiSMASH:Cluster_1.11;~go_function: GO:0016491 - oxidoreductase activity [Evidence IEA];~go_process: GO:0055114 - oxidation-reduction process [Evidence IEA]): MSQTVTSTRAKTTIIVRDQSLDVADLDVIKLEKLVAKDPAESAKLLKAAGSEGFFYVSFDNDLSAKISSYLQTCYQNSHEFFSKPLDEKMKAFREGVDYGYKKAGIESFEIPRDKQSSLALPPPFAEHAEPTLDLLNICDTITRTVLRSLSDNLGPKESSVLENAHSVDGQSDSGLKFVSGPTKASIADVPDTTHTDGGSITLLWCEKWASQMQTKETKEWLWVDPKPDCVLVNVANYLQGQAGGRLHSPVHKVSQPFDGEEDRYFVSYFLRPNH, encoded by the exons ATGTCTCAAACTGTGACTTCCACCCGCGCAAAGACAACCATAATTGTCAGAGATCAATCTTTGGATGTCGCTGATCTCGACGTGATCAAGCTGGAAAAGCTTGTTGCAAAAGACCCCGCTGAATCGGCAAAACTCCTCAAGGCCGCGGGGTCAGAGGGATTCTTCTACGTTTCTTTCGACAATGACCTGTCAGCGAAGATCTCATCTTATCTCCAGACTTGCTATCAGAACTCCCATGAGTTCTTCTCCAAGCCTTTggacgagaagatgaaggcgtTCCGAGAGGGTGTTGACTACGG CTACAAAAAAGCGGGCATCGAATCATTTGAA ATCCCTCGAGACAAACAAAGCAGTCTCGCTTTACCACCCCCGTTCGCAGAACACGCTGAGCCGACCCTCGATCTCCTCAACATCTGCGATACCATAACACGCACTGTGCTCCGCAGCCTCTCCGATAACCTCGGTCCCAAAGAATCCTCGGTTCTGGAAAATGCCCACAGCGTCGACGGACAGAGCGACTCTGGACTAAAGTTTGTCTCTGGTCCCACCAAGGCATCCATTGCCGATGTGCCCGACACTACCCACACCGATGGCGGCTCGATCACTCTCCTCTGGTGCGAGAAATGGGCTAGTCAGATGCAGACGAAAGAGACGAAGGAGTGGCTGTGGGTTGACCCCAAGCCGGACTGTGTGTTGGTGAACGTTGCGAATTATCTACAAGGGCAGGCTGGTGGCCGTCTGCACTCGCCGGTCCATAAGGTCAGCCAGCCATTTGATGGTGAGGAGGACCGGTACTTTGTGTCTTACTTCTTGCGGCCGAATCACTAG
- a CDS encoding putative NRPS-like protein biosynthetic cluster (COG:I;~EggNog:ENOG410PQB7;~InterPro:IPR000873,IPR009081,IPR036736,IPR029058, IPR001031,IPR020806,IPR042099,IPR020845;~PFAM:PF00501,PF00550,PF00975;~SMCOG1002:AMP-dependent synthetase and ligase;~antiSMASH:Cluster_1.11;~go_function: GO:0016788 - hydrolase activity, acting on ester bonds [Evidence IEA];~go_function: GO:0031177 - phosphopantetheine binding [Evidence IEA];~go_process: GO:0009058 - biosynthetic process [Evidence IEA]), with protein sequence MMPPIELHGRPLPDPDATLREVFNQNVTKYPDTVALVSTQQPSTLYGIASQPLDSAQHEADYLRWTYRDLDGAVQRFAAGLQSRGLKKGDPLVLLIPNTAEYVIATWAAYQIGCAYVPLNPKGLSNLKEMRHMLDIARRGCQSDFVGVIAGTSDMCAQIEELTSEVNCMRILVEGDMKKGWTPFKELMQSPAPGQPLCRDDHPSLSPDQTIFFTSGTTSLPKGCDMSSTYGLAAAERWRTSRVPMQPGDRALFTLPNNHGFGWLCIIGPFLNAATVVLPGPRFNPEAVAKAIREEQVSHAGLVPTMLHALSNLPAAARDLSSLRRIVMGGSAPTEEVIRICLETLGASGVENLYGMTEGILVSSGVVDQASGIIKDRRVSIGTPLPGMSVRVYAKDSKAPAAVGEIGEMHFTGPSLIKGYIGKDDDSFYIADDGRHWFRTGDKAFIGADNRIYLVGRYKDTIIRGGENIEPSAIEAILGQIPELHILQPQIVRAPDDVAGEVPVAVVNQEVDDHTANRLKEIVSERMGDLYVPAEVVPVQTLGHESYPTTMAGKVQKTKLEELVNVHWEQRRQHIQDSRRIDGPISGPQVMQSLCTVLEKEKGHPINESVRMIELGVDSIMSITILKVVQLETGVSLPSSVFFTQATFGTICQQISAVSDTDGFADFTPVMEDPPIDQCFTVLIQGTPRPGVAPIFLTPPGSGNPLIYKTLPKFANDRAVYSFGSPFLMTKFETCWTVEQTAEIYTNTILNLDPQGPYILGGWSMGSATAYETAYRLREHGKQVLGIFMLDLSLPRKPAHIPELTVELFQMMGAFSPIRREGLPDVEVPAFRKRHRVAAYYAKMNYEPRPFTGPDRPRIFVIWAGRGDYERVTEMVVEATELLKREGPETKMQVSQDWLQAPRETFDAGGWDEMVGADFVEWGVVKDGDHDSIVEDKELAVITQGYMETAIAKWVREAETNGSS encoded by the coding sequence ATGATGCCCCCCATTGAACTCCACGGGCGTCCCCTTCCAGACCCCGATGCCACCCTCCGCGAGGTGTTCAACCAGAACGTGACGAAATACCCCGATACTGTGGCTCTTGTCAGCACGCAGCAACCCTCCACTCTCTACGGAATCGCGAGCCAGCCGCTCGACAGCGCACAGCACGAGGCGGACTATCTGCGATGGACATACCGCGACCTAGACGGCGCTGTACAGCGATTTGCCGCTGGGCTACAAAGTCGAGGTCTGAAGAAAGGAGACCCGTTGGTTCTGCTCATCCCAAATACCGCGGAATATGTTATTGCGACTTGGGCTGCGTACCAAATTGGCTGCGCCTATGTTCCACTCAACCCGAAGGGTCTATCAAATCTGAAGGAGATGCGGCATATGCTGGATATTGCGAGGAGAGGATGCCAGTCCGACTTCGTAGGCGTCATAGCAGGGACATCTGATATGTGTGCGCAGATTGAAGAGCTGACATCGGAGGTGAACTGCATGCGGATACTAGTCGAAGGAGATATGAAGAAGGGCTGGACACCTTTTAAGGAGCTGATGCAGagcccagctccagggcAGCCTCTGTGCAGAGATGACCACCCAAGCCTTTCCCCCGACCAAacaatcttcttcaccagcgGAACGACATCTCTGCCGAAAGGCTGCGATATGTCCTCGACATACGGCCTTGCGGCCGCGGAGCGCTGGCGCACAAGCCGTGTCCCTATGCAGCCTGGAGACCGGGCGTTGTTCACATTGCCTAATAACCACGGGTTCGGCTGGCTCTGTATTATCGGCCCATTCCTAAACGCAGCTACAGTAGTGCTGCCAGGACCACGGTTCAATCCAGAGGCAGTTGCAAAGGCCATTCGTGAGGAACAAGTTAGCCATGCAGGGTTGGTGCCGACTATGCTGCATGCCTTGAGCAATCTACCGGCTGCAGCCAGGGATTTGAGCTCCCTGCGGCGAATTGTAATGGGGGGCTCGGCGCCAACGGAAGAGGTAATACGGATCTGTCTCGAGACTTTGGGCGCGTCAGGGGTGGAGAATCTGTACGGTATGACCGAGGGCATCCTCGTCTCGTCTGGTGTAGTGGATCAGGCCAGTGGGATCATCAAGGACAGACGTGTTTCTATTGGCACACCCTTACCGGGCATGTCTGTTCGGGTATACGCCAAGGACAGCAAAGCGCCAGCTGCGGTGGGAGAGATTGGCGAGATGCACTTCACGGGCCCAAGTCTGATCAAAGGATATATCGGAAAAGATGACGATAGCTTCTACATTGCGGACGATGGCCGGCATTGGTTCCGCACTGGCGATAAAGCCTTCATTGGCGCCGACAATCGGATCTATCTGGTTGGTAGGTATAAAGACACGATCATCCGTGGAGGCGAGAACATTGAACCATCGGCCATTGAAGCGATTCTGGGCCAAATTCCTGAACTGCATATTCTCCAGCCGCAGATCGTGCGTGCTCCGGATGATGTTGCTGGCGAGGTCCCTGTTGCAGTCGTGAACCAGGAGGTCGATGACCACACGGCAAACAGGCTTAAAGAAATCGTCTCGGAGAGGATGGGAGATCTTTATGTTCCGGCAGAGGTGGTACCAGTGCAGACATTGGGACATGAATCATACCCGACGACAATGGCAGGAAAAGTCCAGAAGACCAAACTGGAAGAATTGGTCAATGTACACTGGGAGCAGCGCCGCCAGCATATACAAGACAGCCGCAGGATCGATGGGCCTATTTCAGGCCCTCAAGTGATGCAGTCCCTGTGCACGGTTCTggaaaaggagaagggaCATCCCATCAACGAGTCCGTTCGCATGATTGAGCTGGGCGTCGATTCAATCATGTCCATCACAATTCTCAAGGTCGTCCAGCTAGAAACAGGAGTATCACTGCCGTCGtctgtcttcttcacccagGCAACATTCGGTACGATCTGCCAACAGATCAGCGCAGTTTCAGACACAGACGGCTTTGCAGACTTCACGCCCGTCATGGAAGACCCGCCTATCGATCAATGCTTCACGGTTCTGATCCAGGGCACCCCCAGACCAGGCGTTGCCCCCATCTTCCTCACGCCTCCGGGCTCCGGAAACCCATTAATATACAAAACACTGCCCAAGTTCGCCAACGACCGTGCAGTCTACAGCTTCGGGTCCCCATTCCTCATGACCAAATTCGAAACCTGCTGGACGGTAGAACAGACGGCCGAGATCTACACAAACACCATTCTCAACCTCGACCCGCAAGGCCCATATATCCTCGGCGGCTGGTCAATGGGCTCAGCCACCGCATACGAAACAGCATATCGGCTGCGCGAGCACGGAAAACAAGTCCTGGGGATCTTCATGCTCGACTTATCACTGCCCCGGAAACCGGCTCACATCCCCGAGCTCACCGTCGAGCTCTTCCAAATGATGGGCGCGTTCTCCCCGATTCGTCGTGAAGGCCTGCCTGACGTGGAAGTCCCTGCGTTCCGAAAGAGACATCGGGTCGCAGCGTACTATGCAAAGATGAACTATGAGCCTCGTCCGTTCACCGGCCCGGACCGGCCGCGGATTTTCGTCATCTGGGCTGGGCGTGGCGATTACGAGAGGGTGACGGAAATGGTTGTCGAGGCGACGGAGCTTCTGAAGAGAGAAGGGCCGGAGACGAAAATGCAGGTTAGCCAGGACTGGCTTCAGGCGCCGCGAGAGACTTTTGATGCTGGTGGGTGGGATGAGATGGTGGGAGCGGATTTTGTTGAATGGGGGGTTGTAAAGGATGGAGACCATGACTCGATTGTTGAGGACAAGGAGCTGGCGGTTATAACGCAGGGATACATGGAGACGGCGATAGCTAAATGGGTGCGAGAGGCTGAGACGAATGGTTCAAGTTGA
- a CDS encoding class I SAM-dependent methyltransferase (COG:S;~EggNog:ENOG410PQP4;~InterPro:IPR029063;~antiSMASH:Cluster_1.11), which yields MTKGSGYVRVWNEDARPSKQLGLETRRFLTEYARLEPGAGIGTMEKHVIHIAKEAFGIESFPCFQKFTFLQFDLCRSPKYQLILEEIKAGNLFLDLGCGLGQEIRRLVYDGAPSENLIALELQQGFVDLGYELFQDRDHLKSQFLVQSFFEDTPEIMGLVGKVRAINSGMFMHLWDYDVQVETAKRMVQLLAPEKGAIITGLHFGCSSPGMWKAVKDSPMFIHNEHSLRDLWGQCARETGTSWDFQCVVERSEDWQDLDPEALNLRWTAVRL from the exons ATGACAAAAGGCAGCGGATATGTCCGAGTATGGAATGAGGACGCCAGGCCCTCCAAGCAACTGGGCCTCGAAACAAGGAGATTCCTGACCGAGTACGCCAGGTTAGAACCGGGAGCAGGAATAGGAACTATGGAAAAACATGTCATACACATT GCAAAAGAAGCATTTGGAATCGAAAGCTTCCCTTGCTTTCAAAAGTTCACGTTCCTCCAATTCGATCTCTGCCGCTCGCCAAAGTACCAGCTCATCCTAGAGGAGATCAAAGCCGGCAATCTGTTTCTAGATTTAGGATGCGGACTCGGCCAGGAGATACGCCGCCTCGTGTACGACGGGGCGCCGTCGGAGAACCTCATCGCGCTGGAGTTACAGCAAGGCTTTGTCGACCTAGGTTACGAGCTGTTTCAGGATAGAGACCACCTCAAGTCCCAGTTCTTGGTCCAAAGCTTCTTCGAGGACACGCCCGAGATCATGGGTCTGGTGGGGAAAGTGAGGGCCATCAACTCCGGAATGTTCATGCATCTGTGGGACTACGATGTCCAAGTCGAGACGGCAAAGCGCATGGTTCAGCTTCTGGCGCCAGAGAAGGGGGCAATCATTACGGGTCTGCACTTTGGCTGTTCCTCTCCTGGCATGTGGAAGGCCGTCAAGGATAGCCCGATGTTCATACACAACGAGCACTCGTTGAGGGATCTTTGGGGTCAGTGTGCGCGAGAGACAGGAACCTCCTGGGACTTTCAGTGTGTTGTTGAAAGATCCGAGGATTGGCAGGATCTCGACCCAGAGGCTTTGAATCTGAGATGGACGGCTGTGAGGCTTTGA
- a CDS encoding iron-containing redox enzyme family protein (COG:S;~EggNog:ENOG410PHN0;~InterPro:IPR016084;~PFAM:PF14518;~TransMembrane:1 (o12-33i);~antiSMASH:Cluster_1.11) gives MPLALQLDIEGRQLVICGAIALVCTSAIAYLYLRPHKGNYPKLDASNNGLRVKFRSQFRPRPNAAEDAKLTARGELEFYKELFFKLQNLEDFPDTKPLGRQSFLILLSQALEDYVKAPSSSSSSILSIKRFDEKELARFLDSQQDNVTSQYHEYIGRRKSGGPRELFENKQMAGDLLRNMAPLKLVDGAWLGHFNKITMPFALRSIVKQTWQVFTEELGNGNAEQHHVKIFEELLGAFEPDLPSPTTKAILHPRYRLGNLKYWRAAAAQLLVSLFPHEFVPEILGFNMHFEALQLDTMQAAKELPELHLNPYYFLLHVSIDNSHSGHAAMAMTSVVDYIQHLAETEGGVAAEVGWKRIQAGYIFSEWLIKKGNQPTNILPELNADSNVALESRVLAIFRSKLQAAHRLHCGSRVKIGHRLLADWLDPEAFLVDGWQQEFMQCLGSCKPWIYPGDSQRSRLVQELRWGGRMYGSFTKSEVETLELWINSMIHDRVPFYYSFIEPTPRSISKEPDTDKRDNIVPVSHAKTEPESLPTTPSITTDLNLSSLLPLWFTQCCLLESFLYAPGRTTDAIGCAVVRFLRFQSGFETEHPIVTGKDEYSDTAENGGIVDFGLEMLRLVSSASTSSLPIPLDLHSLLSRWPCEFAMMMLKLASSPIQNFGILLGMSMAFLELQEMVSEFSSPRLLCPKSSERLAALARKQYQCLQVCLQHIPDGDGRHSDYHRGYGMAKAEIDKCFKGTVSE, from the coding sequence ATGCCTCTTGCCCTTCAATTGGACATTGAGGGTCGTCAGCTTGTAATCTGCGGTGCAATTGCTCTAGTGTGTACTAGTGCCATTGCATATCTCTACTTGAGGCCTCACAAGGGCAACTATCCCAAGCTTGACGCATCCAATAACGGCCTGCGTGTAAAATTCCGCAGCCAGTTCAGGCCCAGGCCAAATGCCGCAGAAGATGCCAAATTGACAGCACGGGGCGAGCTGGAATTCTACAAGGAGCTCTTTTTCAAGCTCCAGAACTTGGAGGACTTCCCCGACACAAAGCCTCTGGGACGCCAGTCTTTTCTAATCCTGCTTTCGCAAGCACTGGAGGACTACGTCAAGGctccaagcagcagcagcagcagtataTTGTCGATCAAACGCTTcgacgagaaggagcttGCTCGATTTCTTGACAGCCAACAGGACAATGTCACCAGTCAATATCATGAGTACATCGGTCGCCGAAAATCCGGGGGACCGCGCGAGTTGTTCGAAAACAAGCAGATGGCCGGAGATCTGCTGCGCAACATGGCACCGCTGAAGTTGGTGGACGGGGCCTGGCTCGGCCATTTCAACAAAATCACCATGCCGTTCGCGCTGAGATCGATAGTGAAGCAGACGTGGCAGGTGTTCACAGAGGAACTGGGAAATGGCAATGCGGAACAACACCATGTGAAGATCTTCGAGGAGCTGCTGGGGGCGTTTGAGCCGGACTTGCCCTCGCCTACAACAAAGGCGATTCTGCACCCGCGGTACAGGCTGGGGAATCTGAAGTACtggagagcagcagcggcacAGCTGCTTGTTTCGCTGTTTCCGCATGAGTTTGTTCCGGAGATTCTGGGGTTCAATATGCATTTCGAAGCTCTCCAGCTGGATACCATGCAAGCGGCGAAGGAGCTGCCAGAGCTTCATCTCAATCCGTATTATTTTTTGCTTCATGTTTCAATCGATAATAGTCACTCTGGTCATGCTGCTATGGCTATGACGAGTGTCGTCGACTACATACAGCATCTTGCTGAGACGGAGGGCGGGGTAGCAGCTGAGGTGGGCTGGAAGAGAATCCAGGCTGGATATATCTTCAGCGAGTGGTTAATAAAAAAGGGCAACCAGCCAACCAACATTCTCCCCGAACTCAATGCCGATTCGAACGTTGCGCTGGAGTCCAGAGTCCTGGCGATATTCCGCTCCAAGCTCCAGGCTGCCCATAGACTGCACTGTGGCAGCCGGGTGAAGATCGGACATCGTCTGCTGGCCGACTGGCTGGATCCTGAAGCGTTCTTGGTCGATGGATGGCAGCAAGAGTTCATGCAATGTCTGGGCTCTTGTAAACCATGGATATACCCCGGTGACAGCCAAAGGAGCAGACTGGTGCAAGAGCTgcgatggggagggaggatgtACGGCTCATTCACCAAGAGCGAAGTCGAAACACTGGAGCTTTGGATCAATTCCATGATCCACGACCGAGTCCCTTTCTATTACTCATTCATTGAACCGACGCCGCGCTCGATATCCAAGGAACCAGACACCGACAAGAGGGACAACATAGTCCCCGTTAGCCACGCAAAGACCGAACCAGAAAGCCTTCCTACAACACCATCAATAACAACAGACCTCAATCTATCCTCCTTATTACCCCTCTGGTTCACACAGTGCTGTCTCCTGGAGTCATTCCTATACGCCCCGGGAAGAACAACCGACGCCATCGGCTGCGCCGTAGTCCGCTTCCTCCGCTTCCAATCCGGCTTCGAAACAGAACACCCCATCGTCACCGGCAAAGACGAGTACTCCGACACGGCCGAGAACGGTGGAATCGTCGATTTCGGGCTCGAAATGCTGCGTCTCGTATCATCCGCATCCACATCATCTCTCCCAATACCCCTCGACCTACACAGCCTCCTCTCCCGGTGGCCGTGTGAGTTCGCCATGATGATGCTTAAACTCGCGTCCAGCCCGATCCAGAACTTCGGAATCCTGCTCGGCATGTCGATGGCGTTTctggagctgcaggagaTGGTTTCCGAGTTCTCGAGTCCACGCTTGCTTTGCCCGAAAAGTAGTGAGCggcttgcggcgctggccagGAAGCAGTATCAGTGTCTGCAGGTTTGTTTGCAGCATATACcggatggagatgggcgTCATTCGGACTACCATCGTGGGTATGGCATGGCAAAGGCGGAGATAGATAAATGTTTCAAGGGTACAGTGTCGGAGTAA